The following coding sequences are from one Sylvia atricapilla isolate bSylAtr1 chromosome 23, bSylAtr1.pri, whole genome shotgun sequence window:
- the TLCD5 gene encoding TLC domain-containing protein 5 isoform X1, with protein sequence MVLQDRMLFPLPLRAACSLLAWFCLYKWFCHRYRHRNLEWSCRLVTLTHGILATCLSAYIGFIDGPWPLSHPGTPNTTLQVHGLCLSLGYFIFDLCWCVYFQTEGALMLAHHLVSIVGIGASLALGESAADVNAVIFGSEITNPLLQARWFLKELGLYHTFTGDLVDFLFVVLFTGVRIGMGAWLMYCELASPRPRWYIKLGGVVMYLVSWVFMVSICRFARRKSMRKYQAWRSRQLGWKTNGHLKSH encoded by the exons gacaggatGCTGTTCCCGCTGCCCCTGCGTGcagcctgcagcctgctggCCTGGTTCTGCCTCTACAAGTGGTTCTGCCACCGCTACCGGCACCGCAACCTGGAGTGGAGCTGCAGGCTGGTCACCCTGACCCACGGCATCCTGGCCACCTGCCTGTCTGCCTACATCGGCTTCATCGACGGCCCCTGGCCCCTCAGCCACCCAG GGACGCCCAACACAACCCTCCAGGTGCACGGGCTGTGCCTTAGCTTGGGCTACTTCATCTTCGACCTGTGCTGGTGCGTGTATTTCCAGACGGAGGGCGCCCTGATGCTGGCCCACCACCTGGTCAGCATCGTGGGCATCGGCGCCTCGCTGGCCCTGGGCGAGTCGGCGGCCGACGTCAACGCCGTCATCTTCGGCAGCGAGATCACCAACCCGCTGCTGCAGGCCCGCTGGTTCCTCAAGGAGCTGGGCCTCTACCACACCTTCACGGGGGACCTGGTGGACTTCCTCTTCGTGGTGCTCTTCACCGGCGTGCGCATCGGGATGGGCGCGTGGCTGATGTACTGCGAGCTGGCCTCGCCGCGGCCGCGCTGGTACATCAAGCTGGGAGGGGTGGTCATGTACCTGGTGTCCTGGGTGTTCATGGTCAGCATCTGCCGCTTCGCCAGGAGGAAGAGCATGAGGAAGTACCAGGCGTGGAGGAGCcgccagctgggctggaaaacCAACGGGCATCTCAAAAGCCACTGA
- the TLCD5 gene encoding TLC domain-containing protein 5 isoform X2, translating into MLFPLPLRAACSLLAWFCLYKWFCHRYRHRNLEWSCRLVTLTHGILATCLSAYIGFIDGPWPLSHPGTPNTTLQVHGLCLSLGYFIFDLCWCVYFQTEGALMLAHHLVSIVGIGASLALGESAADVNAVIFGSEITNPLLQARWFLKELGLYHTFTGDLVDFLFVVLFTGVRIGMGAWLMYCELASPRPRWYIKLGGVVMYLVSWVFMVSICRFARRKSMRKYQAWRSRQLGWKTNGHLKSH; encoded by the exons atGCTGTTCCCGCTGCCCCTGCGTGcagcctgcagcctgctggCCTGGTTCTGCCTCTACAAGTGGTTCTGCCACCGCTACCGGCACCGCAACCTGGAGTGGAGCTGCAGGCTGGTCACCCTGACCCACGGCATCCTGGCCACCTGCCTGTCTGCCTACATCGGCTTCATCGACGGCCCCTGGCCCCTCAGCCACCCAG GGACGCCCAACACAACCCTCCAGGTGCACGGGCTGTGCCTTAGCTTGGGCTACTTCATCTTCGACCTGTGCTGGTGCGTGTATTTCCAGACGGAGGGCGCCCTGATGCTGGCCCACCACCTGGTCAGCATCGTGGGCATCGGCGCCTCGCTGGCCCTGGGCGAGTCGGCGGCCGACGTCAACGCCGTCATCTTCGGCAGCGAGATCACCAACCCGCTGCTGCAGGCCCGCTGGTTCCTCAAGGAGCTGGGCCTCTACCACACCTTCACGGGGGACCTGGTGGACTTCCTCTTCGTGGTGCTCTTCACCGGCGTGCGCATCGGGATGGGCGCGTGGCTGATGTACTGCGAGCTGGCCTCGCCGCGGCCGCGCTGGTACATCAAGCTGGGAGGGGTGGTCATGTACCTGGTGTCCTGGGTGTTCATGGTCAGCATCTGCCGCTTCGCCAGGAGGAAGAGCATGAGGAAGTACCAGGCGTGGAGGAGCcgccagctgggctggaaaacCAACGGGCATCTCAAAAGCCACTGA